Proteins encoded together in one Acidimicrobiia bacterium window:
- a CDS encoding phosphatase PAP2 family protein has product MLGVFAAFAFQRWPSGAQTATAWALACAAAGTLIVAVLAWLVTTHNALVDLDHDIAAWGIEHADDVGRSLLRTVTRLGSTEVVVIALVVVGVIQLVRMPSVRLATFIVAIGAGEWLLTREVKDLVDRARPTVTAGAAALGAAFPSGHTAGTAAVYTAIALVLGIGLTRRTRATLLGVAFALGVAVAASRVLLGVHWLSDVVGGLALGWGWCALCVAVSGRALFDQPDRGGAVGDMELAHDGRHVGADGGG; this is encoded by the coding sequence GTGCTCGGCGTGTTCGCCGCGTTCGCGTTCCAGCGGTGGCCCTCGGGGGCGCAGACGGCGACGGCCTGGGCGCTCGCGTGCGCGGCCGCGGGCACGCTGATCGTGGCGGTGCTCGCCTGGCTCGTGACCACCCACAACGCACTCGTCGACCTCGACCACGACATCGCGGCATGGGGCATCGAGCACGCAGACGACGTCGGTCGATCGCTGCTCCGCACCGTCACCCGCCTCGGCTCCACCGAGGTGGTGGTGATCGCCCTCGTCGTGGTGGGTGTGATCCAGCTCGTGCGGATGCCGAGCGTGCGGCTCGCGACCTTCATCGTCGCGATCGGGGCCGGTGAGTGGCTGCTCACCCGCGAGGTGAAAGACCTCGTCGACCGGGCGCGTCCCACGGTGACGGCCGGTGCCGCCGCGCTCGGCGCCGCGTTCCCGAGCGGCCACACCGCGGGCACTGCCGCCGTCTACACCGCGATCGCGCTCGTCCTCGGGATCGGGCTCACTCGACGCACACGGGCGACCCTGCTCGGCGTTGCGTTCGCGCTCGGCGTCGCCGTCGCCGCGTCACGCGTGCTGCTCGGCGTCCATTGGCTGAGCGACGTGGTCGGAGGGCTCGCGCTCGGCTGGGGTTGGTGCGCGCTGTGCGTCGCCGTCTCAGGACGAGCGTTGTTCGATCAACCGGACCGCGGCGGCGCGGTCGGCGACATGGAGCTTGCGCATGATGGCCGACACGTGGGTGCGGACGGTGGCGGGTGA
- a CDS encoding prepilin peptidase, which produces MKTAIVVAVAAVAGALLGSFLNVVIRRVPRHESIITPGSHCPACETPLRPVELVPVLSWLALRGRCRTCGTRISARYPLVEPGTAVIAALAALLLVA; this is translated from the coding sequence GTGAAGACCGCGATCGTGGTCGCCGTCGCGGCCGTGGCGGGCGCCCTGCTCGGGTCGTTCCTGAACGTCGTGATCCGGCGCGTGCCCCGGCACGAGTCGATCATCACGCCCGGCTCGCACTGTCCTGCCTGCGAGACGCCGCTGCGCCCCGTGGAGCTCGTGCCCGTGTTGTCGTGGCTCGCGTTGCGCGGGCGTTGCCGCACGTGCGGCACCCGCATCTCGGCGCGCTACCCCCTGGTGGAGCCCGGCACCGCGGTCATCGCCGCGCTCGCCGCGCTGCTGCTCGTGGCCTGA
- a CDS encoding DUF11 domain-containing protein, producing FSYDSQAGFSVASSDAVVCTFTNTRQTGTIRVNKVWSGGASGELPTVDLNIGTTGSGHQVNQTGVTGLGNGTTGAQTVVTGSPYFVSESALAAGWAAGSAVCTKNGTPFSYDSQAGFSVASSDAVVCTFTNAKQGSITITKVAVPQDAQNFTFATTNLGGSFTLDDDTDNALSNVKTFPGLAPGTTYTVTENPVTGWKLTALDCTGLGQGDSATLATGVTSIALKPGQDVSCTYTNTSPDLGVEKSDDPDPVVAGNQLTYTVTVTNHGPADATGVVVTDTLDPNTTFVSTSLGADCQHAAGVVTCQIGNLASAAFVNFTITVTVLPGAPVGTDTLDNHVEVSGDQPDWNPDNNTDDELTSVISVVDLAVVKTADVASVIPGQSFTYTLSVRNLGPSDAQVDATVIDVLPTDITFVSFHPLAAGVSCSPPVGQQLTCTILKGLLGAGDPPVLIRINVTMAGTPSGQPVTNKTVVTSPDDEAPCVVTPTDITCNPANTNNYSEVQTPVVVSEVIVTPPPPPPAKVTALAFTGTNSLLGGLVGFVALLLGVLLVMVTRRGRRGLAL from the coding sequence CGTTCTCCTACGACTCGCAGGCCGGGTTCAGCGTCGCTTCGAGCGATGCGGTGGTGTGTACGTTCACGAACACGCGCCAGACGGGCACGATCAGGGTGAACAAGGTGTGGTCGGGTGGCGCGTCGGGTGAGCTGCCGACGGTGGATCTGAACATCGGGACGACGGGGTCGGGTCACCAGGTGAACCAGACGGGTGTGACCGGGCTCGGCAACGGCACGACGGGCGCGCAGACGGTGGTGACCGGTTCTCCGTATTTCGTGTCGGAGTCGGCCCTGGCGGCGGGTTGGGCTGCGGGGTCGGCGGTGTGCACGAAGAACGGCACCCCGTTCTCCTACGACTCGCAGGCCGGGTTCAGCGTCGCTTCGAGCGATGCGGTGGTCTGCACGTTCACCAATGCGAAGCAGGGGTCGATCACGATCACCAAGGTGGCCGTTCCGCAGGACGCGCAGAACTTCACGTTCGCGACGACGAACCTCGGTGGGTCGTTCACCCTCGACGACGACACCGACAACGCGCTGTCCAACGTAAAGACGTTCCCGGGTCTCGCCCCAGGGACCACGTACACCGTCACCGAGAACCCGGTCACGGGGTGGAAGCTCACCGCGCTCGACTGCACCGGTCTCGGCCAGGGTGACTCCGCGACCTTGGCTACCGGTGTCACGTCGATCGCGCTCAAGCCCGGTCAGGACGTGAGCTGCACCTACACCAACACGTCGCCCGACCTGGGTGTCGAAAAGTCGGACGACCCCGACCCGGTGGTGGCCGGCAACCAGCTCACCTACACGGTGACGGTCACGAACCACGGACCGGCCGACGCCACGGGCGTGGTGGTCACCGACACGCTCGACCCGAACACCACGTTCGTGTCGACGTCGCTCGGCGCGGACTGCCAGCACGCGGCGGGTGTGGTCACGTGCCAGATCGGGAACCTCGCAAGCGCTGCGTTCGTGAACTTCACGATCACGGTCACGGTGTTGCCGGGCGCGCCCGTCGGTACCGACACCCTCGACAACCACGTGGAGGTGTCGGGGGACCAGCCCGACTGGAACCCGGACAACAACACCGATGACGAGCTCACATCGGTCATCAGCGTCGTCGACCTCGCCGTCGTCAAGACCGCCGACGTGGCCTCGGTGATCCCGGGCCAGAGCTTCACCTACACGTTGAGTGTGCGGAACCTCGGCCCGTCGGACGCGCAGGTGGACGCGACGGTCATCGACGTGCTGCCGACCGACATCACATTCGTGTCGTTCCATCCGCTCGCAGCGGGTGTGAGCTGCAGCCCGCCCGTTGGCCAGCAGCTCACCTGCACGATCCTGAAGGGTCTGCTCGGGGCCGGCGATCCGCCGGTGCTCATTCGCATCAACGTCACGATGGCGGGGACGCCGTCGGGGCAGCCGGTCACGAACAAGACGGTCGTGACGAGTCCTGACGACGAGGCGCCGTGTGTCGTGACGCCCACGGACATCACGTGCAACCCGGCGAACACGAACAACTACTCCGAGGTGCAGACCCCGGTCGTCGTCTCGGAAGTGATCGTCACGCCGCCGCCGCCGCCGCCGGCGAAGGTGACAGCGCTCGCCTTCACGGGTACGAACTCGCTGTTGGGGGGTCTCGTCGGGTTCGTGGCGCTGCTGCTCGGTGTGCTCCTGGTGATGGTGACCCGCCGCGGGCGCCGCGGGCTCGCGTTGTAA
- a CDS encoding response regulator transcription factor — MTSPEGGLRVVIAGKHAPTRELFREALERSGIHVCGEARNAAGAVREVTEQRPDIVLLDPALPGDGIRATIEITELVPATPVVMYGDFEDDVTLFEALDAGACGYLLKDIDLERLPAVLKGVLRGESALPRTLVARVVEEFNARGRALDLLVGRDSADRLTNREWEVLELMRKDYSTAQIADALFVSPATVRTHVSAIMRKLHVADRAAAVRLIEQRSS; from the coding sequence ATGACATCACCAGAGGGCGGCCTGCGAGTGGTGATTGCAGGTAAGCACGCGCCCACTCGCGAGCTATTCCGTGAAGCGCTCGAGCGGTCTGGCATTCATGTATGCGGCGAGGCGCGGAATGCCGCCGGTGCGGTGCGGGAGGTGACAGAACAACGACCCGACATCGTGCTTCTCGACCCCGCCCTCCCCGGTGACGGTATCCGGGCGACCATCGAGATCACGGAGCTCGTGCCCGCCACACCGGTAGTCATGTACGGGGACTTCGAGGACGACGTCACCCTCTTCGAGGCGCTCGACGCGGGGGCGTGCGGCTACCTGCTGAAGGACATCGACCTCGAGCGGCTTCCCGCCGTGCTCAAGGGCGTCCTGAGGGGGGAGTCGGCGCTCCCGCGGACCCTCGTGGCGCGGGTCGTCGAGGAGTTCAACGCGCGGGGTCGGGCGCTGGATCTGCTGGTGGGCAGGGACTCTGCTGATCGCCTCACGAACCGCGAGTGGGAAGTGCTCGAGTTGATGCGCAAGGACTACTCGACGGCCCAGATCGCGGACGCGCTGTTCGTGTCACCCGCCACCGTCCGCACCCACGTGTCGGCCATCATGCGCAAGCTCCATGTCGCCGACCGCGCCGCCGCGGTCCGGTTGATCGAACAACGCTCGTCCTGA